The Anopheles maculipalpis chromosome 3RL, idAnoMacuDA_375_x, whole genome shotgun sequence genomic sequence TTGTGTGGAATCAATTCCAAAGAGAATTCTTTCTACTAGTGGTGCCTCCGTTTCATAAAAGCCCTCGGCGCtcactctttttctctttctctctctatctccatTACAAACTAAcagttttatttcttaatctaagcaatatttaataaatttcatgtttttcaCAGAAAAACATCTTCTCTTTCCATTAACGCTACGACCTAGTAACGACCCTATGACATTTTTGTAGGAGTTAGTTGATAGAAGTTTCctcactttttgttttcagcTGGTTCTGTTGCTTGCATCAATGATTATATCATTCATTGAGCGAATTCTATCACATGATTTAGATTACCGCGGAGGTGGTGGTTTGAAAATAACATTAATTTTGAGGATAGACAAAGAAAACTCCTATTGACTAATGATGAAATCTTGCAAAACGTCCCAAAAAGGGCCTTCTTGGGAGGAAATCTTCGAAAAGCAGTATACACACCGAGTATACAAGCTCAAATGCGGTTTCCTACAACCCTCCTTTCGGGTGATAATCAATATCGGTAGGATCTCATATGTACGTTAAGCATCATGCAACACCCCCTCATTGAATGCGGAACACATCCAACAGCTACGAGGGCAGATTGCTTCTTCATACGCTTTAAACTGGATGGCCGTTACTATTTCCCTACTTCCTTTAacatctaaaacaaaaaagcctaCAAAAAACGGTTTccagatgtgtttgtgtgtgtttgcgtgacCATCCGGAACTGCTGCCCATGCTGTTGTTGCCTTACGAATGTGCATTCGCGGAAAGCTTCTCGAGTCGGGCGCATAGCTCTTGCTGCAGGAAATGCTGCTGGCTGGCGGTGCTGTTCGATCCATTGTTGGCGGCAGCAGCACAACCGGTCGCAAGCTGATGATGGCTACCGAAGCTGGCACAACTGCTAAGCGGTGCCGACGACTGGAGCTGAATCATCTGGGCCGGGAACTTGGTGCACACACCCTGCCAGCGTGATTTACCGCAGGCGTGGCTCTGTTGTAgcaatgggaaggaaaaaaatggttgaaaaacCACGTGTTAGTACGCCTTCCAACCGTTGAACAGTGCGGAGTAGTAACACCTACCATGGTGAAATCACGCTTCCACAGCTGACCGCAGATGCCTTCACAGATAAGGCATGGGCGTTCGAGACTGTAACCACCGCACTCGGTACAATCGAGCGACACCTGATCCTCGGTCCAGGACACGCCACAAGTGTAGCATGAGCCAAGCTGCTCGCGCAGTTCCTCAATCGTTAGCACGGCGTCCGACGAGTGGAAGTCGAACACGGCACCGAGCGATGGGCTGCCGACCAGATCCGACAATGACGACGACATGCTCAGGCTGGTGCGGCTGTAAACAAaggagagacagagagaaagagagagagagtgagcaaaagtaaaacacattgTATAGACAAACTTGCGTAAATGGTCACAGCATCACATGACGCGTCGGGATGAGTAGTGAATTGACGATTCATTCTTACTACGCGGTTTGTGATCGACTTGTACGACGCATCTCACatcaacaagcaaacaaacctcGCCTTCATCGCTGGATGAAGACAAAACTACGTCACAGATTTTTGAGGGGAGAGGGCCGAGTCCCAATGGAACTTTTAAAAGCTACGAGACGCCACACCTGGAAGCTATTTTAAGCGTCTGATACAATTATGATCCTCGTCAACACATTATCTTCTCCAGATGATTGCCAGCGTTATTGTCGCATGTCTCCTTCCAGCAAGAAGAgaatttatgaatgaaaagAAGCCTCCTCCACCAAAAGAGAGCCGTGTGGAAATTGGTGCTAAAATTAAACACCCCATTTCCATATAGCTCACCCATCCCAAACATTGCTAAACTGCCACTTGTTGCCAGCACCAGAGCAACGCCCGGTCGGCTAATGCCTAGCCGAGATTAGCAAGAGATGATGAGCACAACTTGCCTGCTGCTAAAAATAAACCGACCACTTATCCAACCGAACAAAAGGGACGTCGTCGTGATGGAATGTAAGTAATTCGTGGCATGCGTCCCACTGAACACTGAAGTAAATGAATGTcactgtgttgttgtttttgcttaaGTTATGGGAAATTCCGGCAAAAATGTCTTACCTCAGTGAGCTGCACAAATCCGCCAGATGGGGTGCTTGTACGCTGGCTACCGAcatactgttgctgttgctggttgcTGATAGCTTCGCACTTGAAGATACTGCAAAAAAAGGCGAGAGAAAAAGCTACTATTAATAATGGATTAAAACTCCCCAGATCAACGTTGCGCTTTATCGTACTCTGGGTGATATCCCCTGCCTGCCTGGTttgaaatattggaaaatatGTCGCGTCTAGACGTATGCTGATGTCATATCACTACGGGAAGTGGGAGGATTAGTCACGCTGGAAGCTTTTGCAAGCGTGACATTCCATCCCTCTTCCATATGGATATCCGGTCGGACAAGCACACgatccacacacacgcgcccTTCCTTCGATGGCTTCCGAGTAAAGCGCGTGGCTTGTTGGATAGCATCATACTGAGTGTGCTCGTACTAGTAAAATGACTAACACAGTGTCCCCAATGTTCCTCCCAATCGATAACACACCACTTTTAAGGGTGCAGAACTCATCGTACTCGGTCTCGCCCCAAAGCTCAGTCCTTTAATCGTTTGACCCTGTAAACTCTCCACTGGGGAAACTCCAacaacccatcatcatcatcatcatcatcatcatcaagtgCCTGTGTCTATGTCACTAGGGCAAAAAGTACAAGCGCGAGATAAACCGAAATGACCCTCCTATAAGCTCTATAGCTCTAGAGCATTACATCATCCAATTTCGGAAGCGATCCCGCTTATCAATTCTCGCTTGTTCTAGGAGATCTTCGCTCGAGCAAGATCACCACCAAGGCACGTGAAGCTTCCACAGCAAGTCTCGGAGAGAATGGTCGTGATTGAATTCGATTAAGGTGTATCACGCGGTCCGTAGTAGTTCCGTGGTTAAATATTTGTCATTCCCACTTAGTTTGGTGAGCGGGCGGTCACTGGAACTACACACATCTAGCACACACAACTAGCTGTAACAAGCGGCTGCTAGTAGTAAATTGCAGTCCGTCTACTCGCGACTCCTGACTCTCTCCCTTGCTCTCATCGCTCGTCTTTTCCGTAGGTGTTCGGTTCGCTTGACCGATCGTTCTTTCCAGAAGTTGATTAGTGGTAGAGTTGGACGCAATATTACGCAATTTAGTTCCTCCTGCGCACTGATGGCACGATGACCTTCTCTCTTTACCACCCGATTTCCGCTCAAGATATCTTCCCGGATATTGGAGGCCCTTTTCGGATGAAGCAACCCTGCAAATTCTTCGTGAAACCCATATCTTAATCGAGCTCGATATTAACTTGGTGGTGGTATTAGGGTGGTTGCTGTAACTAGCACAGGCCACACACCACCTCACACCAAGCGGAAAGTGGGTCGTACAGCCGATGGTTCAAGGGCAgtgtggtgttgctgttgccttCCTCGCAGGCAAGTCAGCGTGCGGGCCATCTAACACCTTTTAACCACAGCTCTGAGGCTTCTTGGTGGATTGTTCGCGACGCGTTTCCTTGTTGCGTACCgaaacactcacatacacctcAAGACACGATATTCCGCAACCGATGGAGTTCGATGTTTGGGGTTTTCATCCATTTCattcaataacaaaaaaaaacacaacaaaagccCCCCACTGGTGGTACAGTGACACCATTTTTCCCCCGTTCGACTATGGCCTTTAggttgtgtgctgtgtgtgtgtgtagtaagGGAAATGTCGCATTCGATTCACCAAAAAATTGCGGATGTCACTTCGAAATTGTAGATTTCTCCAAGCACGGCTTGGtggctcatcatcatcgtgacgCCGTGGCCTTGTTGCACACACAAGGATGGCGCATAATCATCAGTTCGTTTCATGATGAACCACCGAGCAATAGCAACACAGTTGCATTCATATCGTCCATTTCTAGGAGGATCGCGATCGAGATCTTCATTTTTCTAACTTTAAGCTGGTGACCCACATTTCCTTTGGTGACATACAGACACTCCCTACCCTTTGAAGGGCTGCCGATGGATGGATTGATTTCATTATTTCTACACCgccgtgtgtgtttgaatatgCGCCAAATTGCTTCACGAAAAAAGGGGGCTCGTCTCGAGAGCGTTACATAAATTTATCTTCCTTTCGACAATCTATCCTCCCTCGATCTTCGAAAGCGTGCTGAAAGGTTTCAATTAATGGCCCAAACGTTAACacgcagaagaagaagcggAGATATAtaatttggtgcaaaatttgCAGCAAACTAATTTCATCCCCTTCGAAGCTAATGCGCTCACGATtctccgttttcttttttgtcttgcAATTTGCCAGTGAAAGTATCGTTTCGAATGTAGCTGCTATTTATAAAAAGCGACCACCGCCGAACGCAAACTCGATGGAAAGCGCAACGGCTTTTCGTGCCGAAAATtcgttcaaaaaaaaaaaaagtaagaccGCAGACAAAGATTTCACAACTGCAttcttgcacacaaacacgaatCGACTGGTGGTCttataattaaaatacaataatttaCTGGCCACAAAGTTTTCGGGCAGCTAGCAGACATCGTGACTAAACAGTGTAAAAGTTTATCCCCTTTCATCGGGATAAGAAACAAACAGTCATTTCGTAGCCGTCCCTTTGTTTCGAAAAGCTGGACAAAGTTTGTTCGatgtcagtaaaaaaaaacggccaaaaTCTGTCCTTGATTCCtgccgtttttcttttcaacgaCGCACTTCAATTtacccaccaaaaaaaagccaatcCAAAGAAACGCCCTTGATAATAGTGTCAAGGATAGGACACCTCTCTAGAATCATCCTGGATCCTCCCGTCTGGGAGGGCCCCATACCCACGCCGATGACACTTCGACGTCATTCGGCAGTTTGCAAGGTTTTGCGAACACTGAATTCGTCAATCAAACGCGACTGCCCTGGTACGGGCCAGTGTCAACTGGTTGAAACTCAATTATCCTCCGCAATATAAACTCAAACACACCTTCTACCGCGTACTGTGTGCCGTACCGCTGTACAAAACGGTGGTCGAGGCGCCATCGTCCGCTGCGACTGGGTCGGTTAAATTGCCACTGATTGAAATGTTTCCCGGGCGCTCTCGATCGGACAAGCTTGCATCGGTATGATCCGCCATCGATCGGATACGGTCGGTTGGCCACCGGATTTGGGCGGGATATCGgagtttgtgtatgtgtgtgtggggagagAGTTCCACAATTATTGATTGCGGTTTGTTACTTACGATGTACAATGATCGCGATCAGGGATGAACCACCCCACTGACTATGAAGTACTTTCTGTGCTACTTAGAAGTGTCCTCAAGGAATTTGTATCGTGATGAACTAACAGGCTTTCCCCACCACAATTCAAGTACAGACAATCAGAAGGTTTTTCAGAAGGCATTTTTCACTATGAGGACACTAGTTTATGGTTGGCGACAGTACAAGAACGCGCCTACTAATGTGCGGCATTGACCTATGTGAACACGATCGTCCGCTCGCAACAAACTTTCCCCaattcttttctctctctatatctctctctctctctctcatctcTATTCCATTCACcctcgaaaacaaaataacaaaattgcAGAATCGGCTGCATCCGCCCATCCATTTGCGTCAATTGCTTCACTTTCCCCACAAGGCCTCACTAGCTGCTGCTGTCTGCATCTTGCTCAACttacatttcaaaacaaaattccgCTCGACGACAGAGCTACTGCGGCGATGAAGATGCTGATGATGTAGCTGACGTTAGGGTCTTGATGCTGGCAAGAAAGGGATCCAAATGTTTATGCTTTCTTGGTTCACAAAACTCTTTTAACTGTACTTTTGAATGctccttttctctttctctccagAAGCTTTGAAGATTCGCAACAGAAAATACACTTTGATTTTTGTACTCAAAATCAGACGATATGTTCACGCAAACGTTTtaaggctttttttgttgctttttgcaaTAGCTCACAAGGCACTTTTATTTTAACACACGCTTTGTAATTAGTAACGACACAAACGCGTACTCCAAACTCACGCCACGGGTTTGAACTGGGGTgggttttttctgcttttcttgTGAAACGACTCAAAGGTTGCTGCGCTTGGCGCGAGGTTTTTAGAAACTTTCCTTCACCGTACGGATGAACAAACGAACGACGACTGACGATCGGCTCCAACCGAACCATCGTATTTATAAACTAGAAACGAATTCGACGCGCGAGCTCAAACGGACAGACGGACGGCcaggctcacacacacacacacacaccacaccgtATCGCGTGCGAACGACACACAGAGACATCCTCTCTTCGCTTCCGCTCAAAACAACACCCTCCATTTGCAAACCACCCTGTTTTCTCAACCCTCAGCGAGCGGCTTTAGGGGAGGCTTGGCGCTTGaaataatacaacaaaaaagccacaTAAAGAAACAAGGCGATGTACGATTGTACGCCGAAAAGAGATAAACGTATgaaaccgcacacacacacactggcaaGAGTGTACCGGCGCCGTTCACGAGTACATTAGTAGTGGCAAGCAGTCCGTTTTGCGGTGTGTATCTCTCGCGGGTGGGGAAACCCAAGCGGGGTTGGTGAAAAATACTCGGATTCACCCTTGTCGACCGTTGGTAGGGAAGAAGTGGGTGCACGCTGGAAAGCGCGTACGGTAGAAAGTACGCCCGTAAGGCGATAAATAAGGACATCGATCGTGATCGTAAGATCAAAACTCCATTCATTAGAGTTTTGTTTGGCAGCTCAATGAGTAATAGCTTTTTCGGAGCCAGGTTTTCTGCTACTATCAATGATTTCGATTTCTTACGATTGAAAGAATAATGCTCTCTGTCACATCGATGACCTTGTGAACTTGGATTGTTGTAGGCCATAATGcgctcagcaaaaaaaaaaaaaagaaagtggaTTTCCGATCGGAAATCGtcaatgtttttaattacaaatgatattcttttaCGCTTTGGTACACTGAGGTACTTAATCACAGTACTAAATCCTAATCTTTGTAAGGTTTTGAGGATTCTTGGAGGTCTTCTGGTGATATCAGATCGCATACTAGCAGATCGCAGTATTCATGAAGTATCAGAATCCTACTAAGGTACTAATGCTACCAGCAAAGTCTCAGCATGTGTTTAATGTACTAAACACTAAATGCCCAACACTTAACAATTTAAActcaagcaatacggcctggccgtcccttatgaataaaaaaaaaaaaaagaaacaatttcaacTCCAGCAAACATTCCATGGATCACGAAATTCCTGAGAAAATCGATACCGTTCTGACTGGCCGAAATTACCTAAATGCAAGCCTGCGTTGTGTAGCTCCTATCATGCTGATAATGGTAGCGACCCCATCCGTAACAGCGGAAGTATTCTCTCCGAGGCAGAATTGTGTGATTGTGAGTGGTGTTAGACACAATTAGGGATGGCGACAAAGTGACAAGGGCTCGGGTGATAGAATCGGTGACGCATGCAGGGCGTGCTTGGTAGGTGCCAACCCATCAAGAGCACTCAACTCACCACACATCATCGTAGTCGACCCCAGAAGGTGTAATGACGCTTCTTCATCCGGCTCGTGGGACGTTCCGTCACTATTTTAAACACACACGGAGACACACATTCAAACGGTTTTACGTTCGACGTGCCGGgtcaatgtttgttttggatGCAAAACCGTACGAATTTTCGGTTCGTACTGACAGATGGAAGGCAACGGCGTACCGTTGAAGGCGAGGCCGTCTGTTGACGCGTGTAAAATGCGCAGCTAGCAGAGACGATCAATACGTTACGATGTGATGCGATCCATCGACCGATCGACCGATCGAAAGATTCAACAAATTGTGCTATCAAAGCAACATTATTTCTACACACATAAGGGCACAAGCGcgcgctcgtgtgtgtgtttgtatgtgtgattCGCATATGATCATACGATCAGGGGTTTCCTTTTATATAACTGAGACTGAGAGCATAAAATGCTTTTAAGGGCAAAATGTATGCGACAatgctaaataaataaacaaataatcgtCCCTCTTCAGTGTGTATCATCTCCAGCACCTGGTGAGCGAACGACAATATTGTAGTAAATACCCGGGATTATCCCTCTGTCACCCAGCCACTTGACATCGATCGGATCGGGAAATTTTGCCTGTAATCGCTGTTGACAGACAGACAACGCATTGTTTTTGGATTTAGatatgaaggatttttttaacaGAGTAGCTGCAAAACAAGAGCATAGCGACACACCCCTTTTGAAGAGTCGGAAAACGAGAAAGGAAATGCCCAACTGTCACTCTGGCAACGCAACagcctgcttttttttgtattccaaTTATTGGTTTTGCACGGTGTTTTAGCAATTTTGAAGCCTCACCAAATGAACC encodes the following:
- the LOC126565181 gene encoding protein pinocchio isoform X1 gives rise to the protein MKPYDNGTFASRHFVTEWEDNVVFDADDPDFSTGGNAAAAATNALMRSASLASSNLTRSVTTYYGLNSASVVSNLNQLMKVSSSAKLSATSNSNSMSVASVQAPHLADLCSSLSRTSLSMSSSLSDLVGSPSLGAVFDFHSSDAVLTIEELREQLGSCYTCGVSWTEDQVSLDCTECGGYSLERPCLICEGICGQLWKRDFTMSHACGKSRWQGVCTKFPAQMIQLQSSAPLSSCASFGSHHQLATGCAAAANNGSNSTASQQHFLQQELCARLEKLSANAHS
- the LOC126565181 gene encoding protein pinocchio isoform X2 produces the protein MSVASVQAPHLADLCSSLSRTSLSMSSSLSDLVGSPSLGAVFDFHSSDAVLTIEELREQLGSCYTCGVSWTEDQVSLDCTECGGYSLERPCLICEGICGQLWKRDFTMSHACGKSRWQGVCTKFPAQMIQLQSSAPLSSCASFGSHHQLATGCAAAANNGSNSTASQQHFLQQELCARLEKLSANAHS